The region CGACTTCGTGGTGCTGGACTACAAGGCCACACCACTGATGGACTACCGCATCCAGCAGTCGAACAGCATCGACGAGACGCTGTTCGTGCTGATGACCCTGGGCGATGACCGGACCGTCAAGCAGACCTTTGCTGCCGGCCGCTGCGTTCATCAGCGCTAAGCCCCTCGAAAAGCCCCTTGTACAACGCGCCGCCGATCACTGCTCCGATCAGCGGCGCCACCCAAAACAGCCACAACTGCTGCAACGCCCAACCACCGACAAACAGCGCCGGGCCTGTACTGCGCGCGGGGTTGACCGAGGTATTGGTCACCGGAATCGAAATCAGGTGAATAAGGGTCAGAGCCAGGCCGATGGCAATCGGGGCAAAACCAGCAGGTGCACGACGGTCGGTAGCGCCCATGATGATCAGGATGAACATCGCGGTCATCACGACTTCACTGGCAAAGCCTGCCGCCAGCGAATAACCCGCCGGGGAATGCTCGGCATAGCCATTGGAGGCCAGCCCGGAAGCAATATCGAACCCGGCCTTGCCACTGGCGATGAAATAGATCACGCCTGCGGCAATGATCGCCCCAGCCACCTGTGCGACAACGTAAGGCAGCAGCTCCTTGGCCGGGAATCGCCCACCCACTACCAGACCGAGCGACACGGCCGGATTGAGATGACATCCGGAGATATGACCAATAGCGAACGCCATGGTCAGAACGGTGAGACCAAAGGCCATGGCCACACCGACAAGCCCGATTCCGGCGGGTAAAGACGCCGCCAGCACCGCACTCCCACAACCGCCCAACACCAACCAGAACGTGCCGACCAACTCAGCACCCATACGTGTACCCAGAGGTGATGACATGTGCCTATCCTCAAGTCGTTGACGTTTCACGCAATGCGCGCAAGCCCAACTGCTTGATGAAGGTTTGCGGGGTGGATCAGCTGAGAATCTAGCAGAGGTTGGATGAAGTGCCAGTATCCAATGGGGCTGCGTTGCAGCCCCAAGAAATGTCTCAGCCCTTCACTGGTGCAGGACTACCGCGCTTCTTGGTCTGCAGCAAATGCGAGAACACCGCATGCAGGTCATCCGAGGCACTGTCTTCGTCGAGGTTGAGCTTGCTGTCGATGTGATCCATGTGGTGCATCATCAGGCTAACCGCCTGGTTGACATCACGGGCTTCGATAGCATCGATCAGTTGCATGTGTTCATCGTAGGAGCAGTGCGAGCGGTTGCCGCTTTCGTACTGGGCGATGATCAGGGAAGTTTGCGACACCAGGCTGCGCTGGAAGCTGATCAAGGGTGCATTGCCAGCGGCTTCGGCGAGTTTCAGGTGGAACTCGCCAGACAGGCGAATGCCGGCGCCACGGTCGCCACGGGAAAAACTGTCGCGCTCATCGCGCACCATCTGGCGCAATTCGTTCAATTGCTCGCCAGTGGCATGCTCGACCGCAAGCTCGGTGATCGCCCGCTCGACCATACGCCGAGAGAAGAACACCTGGCGCGCCTCTTCAACTGTAGGGCTGGCCACCACCGCGCCGCGGTTAGGTCGCAGCAGCACCACGCTTTCGTGAGCCAGACGCGACAGCGCACGACGAATGATAGTGCGACTGACGCCAAAGATCTCGCCCAGCGCTTCCTCGCTCAACTTGGTACCCGGCGCCAATCGCTGCTCGAGAATGGCCTCGAAAATATGCGCGTAGACGATGTCGTCCTGGGTTCCGCTGCGTCCAGCCTTGCCGGTACGCACTGGTTTCTTGAGAGGTTGCAGCTGTTCGTTCATGGGCACTCGAGCACAGGGATCGGCCGGTCGGACCCTGACTGTAATACCAGCCAGTGGGGCGAAGGCAAGTCTTGATAAGAAAATTAAACGATTAAGGTATGGGCACATTGTACACAGCCGCAGCGATTTCTGCAGGGGGGATGGGCTTTATAGCTACGCACGCAAATTATTTGCGCACAGCAACGAAAACATTATTTGCATTCTTTGTATACAAACGCATAATCCATGCGTGCAACTTCCTGACCCAGAAGTCAACAAAAGTCCGGTAGCCTGCCATCCCATCCGCCTCACAGAGCTCCCCAGTGCGTGCGCAGGACTGGCTCTGAAAAACAAGAAAAGACTTGAGGAGTACATGCTGTGGAAAGCCGCAAATCCGAAGCCCCTACGCTGGATCTTGCCCCACCACTCGAAACGAGTTGGCTGGAGCGGATTTTCAAACTCAAGCTACACGGCACTACCGTCAAAACCGAAATGATCGCCGGGTTGACCACCTTCATCACCATGGCCTACATCATTTTCGTCAACCCCAACATCATGGCCGACGCCGGCATAGATCATGGAGCTGCATTCGTCGCAACTTGTATTGCCGCCGCCCTCGGCTGCCTGTTGATGGGCCTTTATGCCAACTGGCCGGTGGGTCTGGCGCCAGGCATGGGGCTCAACGCCTTCTTTACCTATACCGTGGTTGGCACCATGGGCTACACCTGGGAAGCCGCGCTGGGCGCAGTGTTTGTCTCCGGGGTGCTGTTCATGCTGCTGACGCTGTCGCGCGTACGTGAGTGGCTGCTCAACAGCATTCCCGTCAGTTTGCGTCATGCAATGGGTGCCGGCGTCGGATTGTTCCTCGGACTGATCGGTCTTAAAACTGCCGGGATTGTCGTCGACAGCCCTGCCACCCTGATCAAGCTTGGCTCCCTGCATGAACCTGGCCCGCTGCTGGCGGCAATCTGCTTTCTGATGATCGCGGTGCTTAGCTACCACCGCGTGTTCGGTGCGATCCTGATCAGCATCATCAGCGTCACCCTGGCGGGCTGGGGCCTGGGCCTGGTCGAATATGGCGGTGTGTTCTCACTGCCACCGAGCCTGGCGCCGACCTGGATGGCAATGGATGTGGCAGGCGTATTCAACGTCAGCATGATTGCCGTAGTGTTCGCGTTTCTCTTCGTGCACATGTTCGATACCGCCGGCACTCTGATGGGTGTAGCGCAACGGGCCAATCTGGTGAAAGCTGACGGGCGCATCGAAAACCTTTCGCGGGCCTTGAAGGCTGATAGTGCTTCGAGCGTATTCGGCGCCGTGGTGGGTGTACCGCCCGTCACCAGCTATGTGGAAAGTGCTGCCGGTGTAGCCGCAGGTGGACGAACCGGTCTCACTGCAGTTGTAGTTGGCTTGTTCTTCATTGCCGCAATGTTCTTCGCGCCGCTGGCCGGCATGATCCCCGCTTACGCTACTGCAGGTGCCCTCATCTATGTGGCCATGCTGATGATGGGCAGCATGGCCCACATCAATTGGGATGAAGCCACCGACAGCATCCCGGCGATCGTCACCGCGATCATGATGCCGCTGACCTTCTCGGTTGCCGACGGTATTGCTCTGGGCTTCATCACCTACGTGGTGCTCAAGGCAGGTACAGGTCGCTTCAGCGAAATCTCGGCGAGCCTGTGGGTGTTGACCGCGATCTTCATTGCCAAGTTTGTATTCCTGTAAGTAGCGCAATTGCCACACAGAGCCTCACCTTCGGGTGGGGCTTTTTATTGGTTCTTCACGGAGTCCCGGGGGCATGATCTTGGGGCTGGTCTAGGCTGGGCTGGGATTTGAGTCTGCGAGCTTATCCATTCAATGCGGCGCCGCTGTTGGCCCCTTCCGCCCTTACGGCGGGTCCCTTTTGTCTTGGCAAAAGGAACCAAAACCGTGTGTCCCTGCATTCGGCCCTACGCTGCGCTCCGGGTCCCTTCGCTCCGGCATTGCTCCCGTCGGGACCGCACCGAAGGGCCGTCCTGGCCCTACGGTGCTCGCAGGCCATCCATGGCCTGCACCCGACTACGCAATACCTACGCTCAGCCTACTGAAGGGACGATCCAGGGTGTCTGGGCTGGCGATGTACGAAGAGCCAGATCAAAAGCAAAAGCTGCACACCAGCACCTCGCTGTTGTTGGTGTTGCTGTTGCCGCTGCTGTGCTTCTACCTACACAAATCGTGCAGACGCCACAAATCGTCCCTTCAGCAGGCCGAATGGAACCCTTGCGGAGTGGGGCGACGGCCATGGATGGCCCTTCGGCGCGGTCCCCGCGGGAGCAAGGGTGGAATGAGGGAACCCGGAGCGCAGCGTAGGGCCGAATGCAGGGACAGGGGGTTTTGCCCACTTTACACCCCGACAAAAGTGGGTCGCCGTAAAGGCGAAACCAGCCAGTGGTGCCACCACATCAAACGGATATGCCCATCGACACACGAGCCATACTCCGGTGCTCGCCCGCCAGCAGGCCCCGGTGCGTAGTTCCCGGAATTCCGTGAACAACCAAAAAAAAGCCCGCAGTGTGAGCGGGCAAGGACCTACGAAGATTCTTCTAGCGACCAACTAGCTTCCACGATAGGTCGAGTAACTGTACGGCGAGATCAACAGCGGAACGTGGTAGTGATCCTGCTCGGCGCTGATGCCAAAGCGCAGTACCACTACGTCCAGGAAGGCATGCTCCGGCAGTTGTACGCCACGGGCGCGGTAGTAGTCGCCGGCATTGAACTGCAGTTGGTAAACGCCACTGCGATAATCATCACCCTGCAGCAGAGGCGCGTCGCAACGGCCATCGCTGTTGGTCAGGGTGGTGTGCACCAACTCAAGCTGCTGGCCTTCAACCCGGTACAGCTCGACCTTGATCGAGCTGCCAGGGCAGCCATGAGCGGCATCCAGTACATGCGTGGTCAAACGTCCCATTGCTTGCGCGCCTCTGTTCTATCTATGGGCAAAAAAACCCGAACGGCACCGGCAGAAGGCTCGGCAGCGTACGGCTGTCGGATTATTAAGACATTTTAATGTAAAATTGTACACAATAATTCGGTATTCTTTCCTGACACGCTCTCCACCCCCTGTAAATACGCCATCAGTCGCAAAACCACGCTACTGGCCGACGTCCGCGTCATTAACTGACCAAACAGGCAGGTTTCTTGCAAAGCCGTTGTGGGTCGAAAAGAGTGAGAAATTGAAAAAAACAGGCTTACAAACCGCAAACAAAGTTGTATACAATCAATCCATCGTCGTGGGCATTACCCTTTACGGGCGCCACGCCATCCGTTTACACGTATAAGAAGGAAGACTGCAGTGAGCGCTGATTATCCTCGCGACCTGATCGGTTACGGCAACACCCCACCACATCCGCGCTGGCCGGGGAATGCCCGCATCGCTTTGTCTTTCGTGCTCAATTACGAAGAAGGCGGTGAACGCAACATTCTTCACGGGGACAAGGAATCGGAGGCCTTCCTCTCGGAAATGGTCGCCGCCCAGCCTCTGCAGGGTGCTCGCAACATGAGCATGGAATCGCTGTACGAGTATGGCAGCCGTGCTGGCGTATGGCGCCTGCTCAAGCTGTTCAAGGACACCGGCGTTCCGCTGACCATCTTCGCCGTGGCCATGGCCGCCCAGCGTCACCCGGATGTAATCCGCGCCATGGTCGAAGCCGGCCATGAGATCTGCAGCCACGGCTACCGCTGGATCGACTACCAGAACATGGACGAGGCGCAGGAGCGCGAGCATATGCTCGAAGCCATCCGCATCCTCACCGAGCTGACGGGCGAACGTCCACTGGGCTGGTACACCGGCCGTACCGGGCTGAACACTCGCCGCCTGGTGATGGAAGAAGGCGGTTTCCTCTACGACAGCGATACCTACGACGACGACCTGCCTTACTGGGAACCCAACAACCCGACCGGCAAGGCGCACCTGGTGATCCCGTACACCCTCGACACCAATGACATGCGCTTTACCCAGGTACAGGGCTTCAATTGTGGCGAACAGTTCTTCCAGTACCTCAAGGATGCATTCGACGTGCTGTACGAAGAAGGCGCCGAAGCACCGAAGATGCTTTCCATCGGCCTGCATTGCCGCCTGATCGGTCGTCCTGCCCGTCTGGCTGCACTCAAGCGCTTCATCGAATACGCCAAGAGCCATGAGCAAGTATGGTTCACCCGGCGCGTGGACATCGCCCGTCACTGGCATGCCACCCACCCCTACAAAGCCGAGAACGCCTAATGACCGCTTTTAAAACCCTCAAGCCTTCATCCCTTGAGCGCAGTGCGTTCGTTGAAGCCTTTGCCGATATTTACGAGCACTCGCCGTGGGTAGCCGAGAAAGCCTACGACTTGGGCCAATTGCAGGAAATCGATCAGATCGAAGCGCTGCACCAGCGCATGAGCGACATCCTCTTGAGCGCCGACCACGCCGCTCAACTGGCACTGATCAACGCTCACCCGGACCTCGCCGGCAAAGCCGCAATCCAGGGTGAACTGACCGAGTCGAGCACCAACGAGCAAGCCGGCGCCGGTATCCATCAGTGCAACGCCGAAGAATTCGAGCGTTTCACCACGCTCAACGATGCCTACAAAGAGAAATTCAAGTTTCCGTTCATCATGGCGGTAAAAGGCAGCAATCGGCACCAGATCCTCGCCTCTTTCGAGAAACGCATCCACAACTCGGTCGAGGCCGAGTTCAAGGAAGCCCTGGCGCAGATCAACCTGATTGCCTTGTTCCGCCTGCTGCAACTTTAAGGGAAGGCCCGGCCTTACCCTCCACAACACAGAATAAAGAGAATCCGCATGCGCACTTTAGTGATTGAGCCATTGACCAAAGAAGCCTTCGCCCCTTTCGGTGACGTGATCGAAACCGACGGCAGCGACCACTTCATGATCAACAACGGTTCGACCATGCGCTTCCACAAGCTGGCAACGGTTGAAACCGCCCAGCCCGAGGACAACGCGATCATCAGCATCTTCCGCGCCGACGCGCAGGACATGCCGCTGACCGTTCGCATGCTGGAGCGCCATCCGCTGGGCAGCCAGGCATTTATTCCGCTGCTCGGCAACCCCTTTCTGATCGTGGTCGCGCCCGTTGGCGATGCACCTGTATCAGGTCTTGTCCGCGCCTTCATCAGCAATGGAAGGCAGGGCATCAATTACCATCGCGGCGTCTGGCACCATCCGGTGCTGACGATCGAAAAGCGGGATGACTTCCTGGTGGTTGATCGCAGTGGCACTGGCAATAACTGCGATGAGCATTTCTTCAATGAGGATGAGCAACTGATCCTCGCCCCCCACCAATAAGAGAAGGCCCGAGCACCCGGCTACAGGGTGCCAGGGTAGAGGTAAAGACTGTGGAAGCACATCTGTTGGAATGGCTGAACCTGAGCGTGCGTTGGGTTCACATGATCACTGGCGTGGCATGGATTGGCGCGTCGTTCTATTTCGTATGGCTGGAAAACAACCTCAACCGCGCCAACCCGCGCGATGGTCTATCTGGCGATCTCTGGGCGATTCACGGTGGCGGGATCTACCACCTGGAGAAATACAAGCTGGCTCCGCCGAAAATGCCGGAGAACCTGCACTGGTTCAAATGGGAAGCCTACTTCACCTGGATGTCGGGTATTGCCCTGCTGTGCCTGGTGTTCTACTGGAACCCAACTCTGTACCTGCTGGCCCCAGGTAGCTCTCTGAGCGGTGCTGAAGGTATCGCTATTGGTGTTGGCTCGCTGATCGCAGGCTGGTTCATCTACGACTTCCTGTGCGACTCGCCACTGGGCAAGCGTCCTGGCCTTCTCGGCCTGGTGCTGTTCGTGCTGGTTATCGCTGCCTGCTACGGTTTCAGCCAAGTGTTCAGCGGCCGCGGTGCTTACCTGCACACCGGCGCGATCATCGGCACCATCATGGTCGGTAACGTGTTCCGCATCATCATGCCGGCCCAGCGCCAACTGGTAGCCGCTATCGAAGCCAACCAGACGCCTGACCCGCTGCTTCCAGCCAAGGGCCTGTTGCGTTCGCGCCACAACAACTACTTCACCCTGCCGGTGCTGTTCATCATGATCAGCAACCACTTTCCGAGCACCTACGGCAGCCAGTACAACTGGTTGATCCTCGCTGGTATCGCAGTGGCTGCAGTCTTGGTTCGTCATTACTTCAACACCCGTCACGACAGCAACAAGTATGCATGGACCCTGCCGGTCGGTGCCCTGTCGATGATCTGCCTGGCTTACGTCACTGGCCCTGCGCCAATGCCAACCGCACCTGAGCAGGCCGCCGCCAAAGTCGAGTACCAACCACTGCCGGAAACCGCATTGGGTGGCAAGACCGCTGCCGAAAAAGCTGCTGAGAAAGCCGCCGAGCCTGCCCAGGCTGCTGCGCCTGTCGAAGCCCCCGCTGCTAACGTTGCCAAACTCGACGATGCCGGGTTCAACAAGATCCACAGCGTGATCCAGGAACGTTGCGCCGTGTGCCATTCGGCCAAGCCGACCAGCCCACTGTTCAGCGCTGCGCCTGCCGGGGTAATGCTC is a window of Pseudomonas sp. DG56-2 DNA encoding:
- a CDS encoding NCS2 family permease; protein product: MESRKSEAPTLDLAPPLETSWLERIFKLKLHGTTVKTEMIAGLTTFITMAYIIFVNPNIMADAGIDHGAAFVATCIAAALGCLLMGLYANWPVGLAPGMGLNAFFTYTVVGTMGYTWEAALGAVFVSGVLFMLLTLSRVREWLLNSIPVSLRHAMGAGVGLFLGLIGLKTAGIVVDSPATLIKLGSLHEPGPLLAAICFLMIAVLSYHRVFGAILISIISVTLAGWGLGLVEYGGVFSLPPSLAPTWMAMDVAGVFNVSMIAVVFAFLFVHMFDTAGTLMGVAQRANLVKADGRIENLSRALKADSASSVFGAVVGVPPVTSYVESAAGVAAGGRTGLTAVVVGLFFIAAMFFAPLAGMIPAYATAGALIYVAMLMMGSMAHINWDEATDSIPAIVTAIMMPLTFSVADGIALGFITYVVLKAGTGRFSEISASLWVLTAIFIAKFVFL
- a CDS encoding urate hydroxylase PuuD — encoded protein: MEAHLLEWLNLSVRWVHMITGVAWIGASFYFVWLENNLNRANPRDGLSGDLWAIHGGGIYHLEKYKLAPPKMPENLHWFKWEAYFTWMSGIALLCLVFYWNPTLYLLAPGSSLSGAEGIAIGVGSLIAGWFIYDFLCDSPLGKRPGLLGLVLFVLVIAACYGFSQVFSGRGAYLHTGAIIGTIMVGNVFRIIMPAQRQLVAAIEANQTPDPLLPAKGLLRSRHNNYFTLPVLFIMISNHFPSTYGSQYNWLILAGIAVAAVLVRHYFNTRHDSNKYAWTLPVGALSMICLAYVTGPAPMPTAPEQAAAKVEYQPLPETALGGKTAAEKAAEKAAEPAQAAAPVEAPAANVAKLDDAGFNKIHSVIQERCAVCHSAKPTSPLFSAAPAGVMLDTPQQIQQQAARIQAQAVATQIMPLGNITQMTQQERELIGAWIAKGAPTN
- the uraH gene encoding hydroxyisourate hydrolase, translated to MGRLTTHVLDAAHGCPGSSIKVELYRVEGQQLELVHTTLTNSDGRCDAPLLQGDDYRSGVYQLQFNAGDYYRARGVQLPEHAFLDVVVLRFGISAEQDHYHVPLLISPYSYSTYRGS
- the puuE gene encoding allantoinase PuuE, translated to MSADYPRDLIGYGNTPPHPRWPGNARIALSFVLNYEEGGERNILHGDKESEAFLSEMVAAQPLQGARNMSMESLYEYGSRAGVWRLLKLFKDTGVPLTIFAVAMAAQRHPDVIRAMVEAGHEICSHGYRWIDYQNMDEAQEREHMLEAIRILTELTGERPLGWYTGRTGLNTRRLVMEEGGFLYDSDTYDDDLPYWEPNNPTGKAHLVIPYTLDTNDMRFTQVQGFNCGEQFFQYLKDAFDVLYEEGAEAPKMLSIGLHCRLIGRPARLAALKRFIEYAKSHEQVWFTRRVDIARHWHATHPYKAENA
- the aqpZ gene encoding aquaporin Z, with product MSSPLGTRMGAELVGTFWLVLGGCGSAVLAASLPAGIGLVGVAMAFGLTVLTMAFAIGHISGCHLNPAVSLGLVVGGRFPAKELLPYVVAQVAGAIIAAGVIYFIASGKAGFDIASGLASNGYAEHSPAGYSLAAGFASEVVMTAMFILIIMGATDRRAPAGFAPIAIGLALTLIHLISIPVTNTSVNPARSTGPALFVGGWALQQLWLFWVAPLIGAVIGGALYKGLFEGLSADERSGRQQRSA
- a CDS encoding GntR family transcriptional regulator; amino-acid sequence: MNEQLQPLKKPVRTGKAGRSGTQDDIVYAHIFEAILEQRLAPGTKLSEEALGEIFGVSRTIIRRALSRLAHESVVLLRPNRGAVVASPTVEEARQVFFSRRMVERAITELAVEHATGEQLNELRQMVRDERDSFSRGDRGAGIRLSGEFHLKLAEAAGNAPLISFQRSLVSQTSLIIAQYESGNRSHCSYDEHMQLIDAIEARDVNQAVSLMMHHMDHIDSKLNLDEDSASDDLHAVFSHLLQTKKRGSPAPVKG
- the uraD gene encoding 2-oxo-4-hydroxy-4-carboxy-5-ureidoimidazoline decarboxylase; this translates as MTAFKTLKPSSLERSAFVEAFADIYEHSPWVAEKAYDLGQLQEIDQIEALHQRMSDILLSADHAAQLALINAHPDLAGKAAIQGELTESSTNEQAGAGIHQCNAEEFERFTTLNDAYKEKFKFPFIMAVKGSNRHQILASFEKRIHNSVEAEFKEALAQINLIALFRLLQL
- a CDS encoding ureidoglycolate lyase, whose product is MRTLVIEPLTKEAFAPFGDVIETDGSDHFMINNGSTMRFHKLATVETAQPEDNAIISIFRADAQDMPLTVRMLERHPLGSQAFIPLLGNPFLIVVAPVGDAPVSGLVRAFISNGRQGINYHRGVWHHPVLTIEKRDDFLVVDRSGTGNNCDEHFFNEDEQLILAPHQ